In Prochlorococcus marinus XMU1406, the genomic stretch CCTTTATTTGAGCAAATAGCAGTTATTAAAATAATCCTATTTGAATCAACACCTAATTCCTTTAATTTAATTAAAGTTTCTAGTGTTTCTGATCTTGTCGTTATCTGTTCCGAATAAAATATAATTCCTTCATTTAATTCAATAGTTTTAGGAAGTTCTCCTAATGAGAGGGTTGAATTAGGAATTACTTCTTTAGATCCAAACCAAAGAGATAACCCTTCGGGTAACATCGCGAGAACTTTTATTGGATAATCATTATTAATAAAGAATCCATCTGCGTCCCCATTATCAGTATTTACTATTTCTTTTTTATATGGCAACCAGTTCCTTAATGCTTCATATGTAAGCCATTTCCCTAATTGTTCGTATCCTGTTGAGTACAAAATATTTGGAGTATTTTTTTCTCGCAATATTGAAAGCCAATGTTTTATTAATGGATGAGGAGGAACAATAACCTTTAGTGACATTGCCATATATTTTCCTTTAAAATAACCTTACAAACTTTAAATACCTAAGTTCTAAAATACAGTCTTATTATGATTAAATCAATTGTTTTCCCTTCACTAAAAAATGCATTAATTGCAATATTGCTTGTTGGAATTATATTTTTTAATTCTGTTAATTCTGCTTGGGCGAAACGACCTCCAGAGATTAGAAATCAGCAAGACCTTAATCTAGAACCAGATATGCATGGTCAAGATTTAAGTGGTAACGAATATGTTAAGTTTGACCTGAATGGGTTTAATTTCAGTGAAAGTAATTTAGAGGGTGCTGTATTTAATAATAGTAAATTGCAAAATGCAACTTTCACTGGTGCTAATTTAAGAGACGCTCTTGCCTATGCCACTGATTTTACAGATGCAGATCTTTCGGATGTTAATTTTACAAATGCTTTATTAATGGAGAGTAATTTTGAAGGAGCAAAAATAGATGGTGCTGATTTTACTGATGCTGTTCTTAGTCGTACACAACAAAAACAATTATGTGCGATTGCTAATGGCACAAATAGTTCTACAGGAGAGAGTACAGAATATAGTCTAGGTTGTTAATAATTAAGGATGAAAAAAAAAATACCCGTAATAGTAGTTTCAGGTTTTCTTGGCTCAGGTAAAACAACTTTTCTTAGATATTTATTAAAGGAGAGTAATAAAAAATTTGGTTTAATAATCAATGAATTTGGTGATGTTGGAATTGACGGTGATTTGATTAAAAGTTGCGATAGATGTGATGATACTGAAGACGACTGCGTAATCGAATTAAATAATGGATGTTTATGTTGTACTGTTCAAGATGATTTTGTTCCATCAATAAAAGCTCTCCTCGAATTTAATCCTCTTATCGAATCAATAATTATCGAAACAAGTGGCTTGGCACTACCAATTCCCTTAATTCAAGCACTTAACTGGCCTGAAATCAGGTCTTCTATCTACCTAGATGTTGTTGTTGGTATCGTTAATGGAGAATCAATGCTTATTGGTTCTCCAATTAATGATCTAGATAAAATAAAAAAACAACATAATAATATAGATAAAATTGATCACAACGCTTCTATTGAAGAACTTTTTGAGGAGCAACTTGAAGTCTCTGATATCGTTTTAGTTTCTAGATCAGACATCTTAAATGATGATCAATTTGAATTTGTAAAAAACAAAATCAAGGGAGGTCTAAACTCATCTGTGCCAGTCCTCAAATCCAAAAATGGCAAAATTGATTTAAATTACCTATTTGATTTTCAATTTAAAAAAGAGACTTATAAAGAATTTTTAACTGAAGAACATGATCATAATCATGTTGAGCTTGTATCAGATTCAATTAAATTAAATTATTTCCTTGAAAAAAATGACTTTGAAAAAGAGATGTCAAAAATCTTGGATGAATTAAACATTCTTCGCATAAAAGGACGTATTTGGATACCAAACAAATCATTGCCTTTACAAATACAAATTGTTGGAAAAAAAATTAATACTTGGTTTGAAGAGGCTCCAGACAACTGTTGGAGACCAAATGATAATGCTGGGCTTGAATTAGTAATAATTTCCTTTGATGAAAAATCTATAAAAACTTTTAATAGAAAAATTAAAGAGAAATTTAAGATTTTAGTGACCTAAAAATACTAATTTGACTTTATAGTTGCTTGTCGGGATACTTACTACATCAGACAGCACTAAATGGAAAATCCAAAAATTGCTTTAAAACAAATAATCTCTGACGATGTAACATCAATTGATAAAATCACATGTACAAAATGTGGAGGGTCAGGAAATTTTAAAACACCAGAAAATTCAAGAAGAACTTGCTTAGTTTGTTTTGGTAAAGGTTACATAAACATTTAGTAATTCAGAAAACCTTCAGGTAAAAATATTTGTTTATTAATCAATAGTACTTTTTATTAAAATTTAAACTAATCTTCTAGTAGAAATTAATTTTTAATTGGACCAATTTGCTGTAAAAGTTTTTGTAAGACTAAGACCTTCAGTTTTAGATCCAGCAGGGGAAGCTACTAAATCTGCTTCTATAAAACTTGGAGCCGAGGGAATAAAATCATTACGTATAGGAAAAATGATTGAAGTAAAAATAGAAGGTAATGGTGAAAACGAAGTAAGAGAAAAAATTGATTTGTTGTGTGATAGGTTATTCGCTAATACTGTTATTGAAGATTATGAGTATTCACTAGAAAAGTTATAAGATGGATAATTTTACTGTAGGAGTTGTTGTCTTCCCTGGTTCTAATTGTGATCGTGATGTTTCATGGGCACTGGAAGGTTGTTTAGACATAAGAACAAAATACTTGTGGCATGAGTCTTCAGATTTAAGAGATATAGATGCAATAGTTTTACCTGGAGGATTTAGCTATGGTGATTATTTAAGATGCGGAGCAATTGCGAGATTCTCTCCATTAATAAATGCCTTGGATGAGTTTGTTAAAAGCGGAAAAAGAGTTTTAGGTATTTGTAATGGGTTTCAAATTTTGACAGAATCAGGTTTTTTGCCTGGTGCTCTTGTTGCAAATAAAAATCTAAATTTTATATGTGATGACGTTGAACTTGATATTGTTTCTTCAAAAGGAGGTTGGTTTAATAATGGGGATGAAAAACAAACTATTAAGTTGCCAATAGCGCATGGGGAAGGAAGATATTATTGTGATTCTGATACTTTAAAAAAACTTTTAGATAATGAATTGATCGCTTTGAGATATAAGATTAATCCTAATGGATCTTCATTCGACATAGCAGGTATAACTAATGAACAGGGAAATGTTTTAGGTTTAATGCCACATCCAGAGCGAGCATGTGACGAGACAATTGGTGGGACTGATGGTCTCTTTACATTAAAATCATTATTATTGAAATAAAAAAAAAAGACCCCCAATTTTGGAGGTCTTTTTTGTTTGATTCAGTTATGAATTAAACAGTAGCTTTTACTTTTGGATCTAAGTCACCTTTAGCGTAAAGATCAGCAAAATAATTGGTACTGTTTTGTTTGATCTTACTTGCTTGACCTTCACACCAGAATTGCTTGTATCTGTCAAGACAAACTTGCTTCATGTATTTTCTAGCAGGTTTGTTGAAATGTCTTGGGTCGAAGTTTGCCTTGTCAGCAAATGCTGCTTCTCTAACCGCGGCAGTAAAAGCAAGTCTGTTATCAGTATCAATGTTGACTTTTCTAACTCCATTTCTTATTCCCTCTTGAATTTCTTCAACAGGAACCCCATATGTTTGAGGAATTTCACCACCATATTTGTTAATGATATCTAACCATTCCTGAGGGACTGAACTAGATCCATGCATTACAAGATGGGTATTTGGAAGTGCTTTATGAATTTCAGCAATTCTACTTATTGCAAGAACTTCTCCTGTAGGTTTTCTTGTGAATTTATAAGCACCATGACTTGTACCTATAGCAATAGCTAATGCATCAACTTTTGTTTTAGCAACAAAATCTGCAGCTTCGTCAGGATCAGTCAAAAGCATATCTGTAGAAAGTTCACCTTCAAACCCATGACCATCTTCTGCCTCACCTTTTCCTGTTTCTAATGAACCTAAGCAACCTAATTCTCCTTCAACACTAACTCCAACTGAATGAGCAAAATCCACTACTTTTTTTGTAACTGCAACATTATATTCGTAACTAGCGGGTGTTTTTGCATCTGCCTCTAGAGAACCATCCATCATTACTGATGTGAAACCATTTATTGCTGCTGAATAGCATGTTGATGGCTCATTACCATGGTCTTGATGCATTACCACTGGAATATTGGGATATGTTTCTGTAGCAGCAAGGATTAGATGACGTAGGAAAATTTCTCCTGCATAATTTCTTGCCCCTCTTGAAGCTTGGAGGATTACAGGACTATCAGTTTCGTATGCTGCTTCCATGATTGCTTGAACTTGCTCAAGATTATTAACATTGAAAGCTGGAATACCGTAACCATTCTCAGCAGCGTGATCTAAAAGTAGTCTTAGTGGAACGAGGGCCATAATTAAAATAAGTTAAATGCTATGTAAAGCACATGTTTCCGCGAGTTTAGTATAAAGAGGTATCAAATGTCACGTCATTAGATATACAAAATACTAAATTAAAGAAACTAATTTTATGACCCAGAGTATATTTTTAGAATTTTTTAGTTAGTAAGTGTAGCCTGCTACAAACAATTGCTCATCAGATGAAGGTTGAGATCCTGCTACATAGGCACCTTTTGAAGCTTCAGAGTTTGCTTGAGCTCTTGCTATTAATGCTTTTTGACCTCCTTCAACGTCGCTTCCTTTCCAAGCCTTTAAGCATGAGTGCTGTAATGCTCTTCCATAGGAGAATGAAACATTCCATAAAGCTTTCCTGTAAAGAGTGTTCATATTATTTAAATAAACAGAAGCAGCTTCTTCGCTTAACCCTCCTGATAAGAATACTATTCCAGGCACTGATGCAGGAACACATCTTTCCATAGTTCTGATTGTCATTTCAGCAACTTTCATAGGATCAGCCTTTGTTGGACAATCTGCTCCATTGACAGTCATAGAAGGTTTTAATAGGGTTCCTTCTAGAAAAACTCCATTTGCTTGACACGCAATATAAACCTGCTTTATTACCTCTTCTTGGACTTCAGCAGTTTTTTCAATAGTATGATCTCCGTCCATTAAAATTTCAGGTTCAATAATTGGTACCAGCCCGGATTCTTGAACTGATCTTGCATACCTTGCTAATCCCCAAGCATTCTCTTGAATTGATAGTTTTGAGGGACAACCATCATTTGTAATTTGCAGAACTGCTCTCCACTTTGCAAATCTGGCACCTTGTTCATAATATTTAGCTGCTCTTTCAACTAACCCATCTAGGCCAGAGCAAAAAGTTTCTACATCTCCTCCTCCTGGAAGTGGATTTAGGCCTTTATCAACCTTTATACCTGGAATAATACCTAAATCATTTAGTTTCTTAACCATTGACTCACCATCTTGGTGATTCTGATAAAGAGTTTCTTCGAAGAGGATTGCTCCACTTATATATTTACCAAGATCTTCTGTAGTAAAAAGCATTCCTCTATATGCCTTCCTATTGTCTTCAGTATTCTCAACGCCAATTCCAGCGAGTCTTTTACCTACTGTTTTAGTGGATTCATCTACCGCTAATATCCCTTTCCCTTTAGAAGCTAGTAATTGAGCATTTTCTTTAAGCTCATTTTTGTAATAATTTAAAGCCATTCTTTAATAATTCAGTTCAATTGATTTTTCCAGAATATGAAAAAAAAATAAAATCAATCCAATACTTTATCGGGTGATAATTGCTACTTATAAATGTATAGCCTTAAATTTTGATACTTAATCCACTTTTCGAAGATTCTCTTATGGCTTCGCAAACTTTATGACTAGCAAGTCCCTCAAATAAGCCTGGGATTACAGGTGTTCTATTAATTATACTCTTAGCCCATAAATTTTGAATTCTCAAAACTGGAGCTATTCTCCCATCAGTCCATGTTTTTTCAAAATTAAAACTTGAATCTGCAGTTAAATTTTGCATTTTATTTTCGTTATTTGAATATTTCAAATTAAAACCATGTACATAATCTTTTTGGTTTTCGCTTTTAAGAATAAGTGAACCTTCGCTCCCATATATTTCAAAACTAAATCCTCTACCATTTTTAGAAATCGATGATAAAGATACCTGACATGGAATAAGATTCGAGCTGTAGTTTGATATTTCTATATTGGCTAAACATACATCTTCACTCGTAACATCATTTAAATCAGATGAATTAGTTAAAGGTCTTTTTTTTATTGATGTTGCTAACTTGCCAGACACGTTTATTGCTTCTCCAAAAAACCAATTCAACATATCGAATGCATGAGTACCTAAGGCGCCAATAACTCCTCCACCTTTTTCTTCTAATGAATACCAATTCCAGGATCTTTTGGGGTCGGATCTACTGCCCATTAACCAATCTAATTTGACTAAATATATATCTCCTAAGATATTTTCATCAATAAGTTTTTTTGTCTGAAGGAAAAGAGGTACTGCTCTATATTCAAAATCAACACATACGCTTAAATTATTCATCAATGATATTCTCTGAAGCTCTTCAATTTCTGAGGAGGATATTGCAACGGGTTTTTCTAGAAGCAAATTTTTATTATTCTCAAGAGCTTGTTTTGCTAATTTAAATCTTGATTCAGGAGGGGTAGCAATTATAATCCCATCAATTTTTGGAGATTTAACTAATTCTTCCCAATTATGAAAGAACTCTAATCCAGTTTCTTTTTCTAGTATCGATTTTTGCTTAGTCTCATAATGATAAATAGCTACAGGAGTTAAATAATCAGACTCTTTTAATGCCTCTAAATGGACTTTTTTACCAAACCCTAATCCAGCTATTGCTATTTTTAATTTTTTATTTTTAGTATTCATTCTTATCTATTAATAAACTCTGAACAACTATTTTCAATAACAACATCTATTAGTTCATCATTATTAGAAGTTCGCCATTTTGAATTAAATTTAGGGATTCCATTTATTGAAGTATCTTTGAACTTTTTTTCATCGCAATTAATTCTCATTACATAAAGTGATAACTCTCCATCATCATCAGAATTAGTTGGATTTTTAAAGAACTTTGTCAAAACACTTATTTCATTATTTGGAAGCTGCTTAATACTCCCTTTGTCAAGCCATTCTTTCCCTTCATTATTTTCTTTTAGTAGGACCCAGTCAACATTTCCTATTCCATAAGAATATGGAGCAAAATTTAAAATAAAAAATAAAAGGCTTAAAGAAAAATAAAAGAAATTTGAAATAATTCTCATATTATATATTTGCTTTTGCAAGTTTTTTTACACCATGAATTTTTAAAATTTTAGTCAGAGTATCTTTGAGATCTTTCCTTCTAACTATTACATCAACAAAACCATGCTCAAGCAGATATTCAGCTGTTTGAAAATTATCGGGTAATTTTTCTCTTAATGTTTGTTCTATAACTCTTCTTCCAGCAAATCCAATAAGAGCTTTAGGTTCCGCCAAAATTAAATCACCTAACATTGCAAAGCTTGCTGTTACCCCCCCAGTGGTTGGATGAGTTAATAAGGGCATATAAAGAAGATTTTTTTCTTTATGTTTTTTTAGTGCTCCAGATATTTTTGCCATTTGCATGAGACTTAACATGCCTTCTTGCATCCTTGCTCCACCTGATGCGCAAACAATAAGAATTGGAAAATTTTCTAAAGTTGCTCTTTCAATTATCCTTGTAATTTTTTCACCAACTACTGAACCCATGGATCCTCCCATAAATCTAAAATCCATAACAGCTAATGCTAAAGGCATTGAATTTACAGAACAGATACCTGTTACGACTCCATCTCTTAAACCTGTGCCTGCTTGACTTTCTTTAATTCGATCAGCATATGATCTTCTATCTTTAAAACCTAAAGGATCTGTAGGACTTAGTGAACTATCAAACTCTTCGAATGAATTTTTGTCAGCAATTATATTTATCCTTTCATCGCTATTTATCCTATTGTGGTGCCCGCAATTACTACAAACATTGAAATTTGTAATTAGGTCTTTTCTATAGGCTACTTGCGAACATTCTGAACATTTAACCCACAAACCATCTCCCTCATCAGTATCTTGCGAAACTTTCCCAACAAATTGATCTTTACGCCTTGCGGCAAACCAGTCGATTAATGACACAACGTTTACTGTTTTTTCTATTTAAATCTAAATAAGGTACTTTTATCAAGAAAGATATATAAAAATTTGAGATCCTTTAGATTAAAAACTACTCAAAGTAAAAAATGTAATGATTTGAGTTGATAATCGAAATTAATTATTATTTATTTTTCTCCTCAATCATTTTATGAATTATTGGAGTGAGAATTAGTTCCATTGCGAAACCCATTTTTCCTCCATTTACAACGATACTTGTTGGACTTGACATAAATGAATCGTTAATCATTCCAAGCAAGTATTGAAAATCAATCCCCCATTTCTCTCTTGCCCCTTTTCTAAAATGTATGATAACAAAGCTCTCATCAGGAGTTGGGATATTCCTGCATATGAAAGGATTAGAAGTGTCAATTGTGGGAATTCTTTGGAAATTAATATCAGTTTTGCTGAATTGTGGGCAGATGTGATTTATATAATCAGGCATTCTTCTCAATATAGTATCCACAATGGTTTCCGCTGAGTAACCTCTTTCTGCGTTATCTCTATGGATTTTTTGAATCCACTCTAAATTTGTAATTGGAACAACACCAACAAGTAAATCAGCATAAGATGCCACATTGTATCCATCACCTTCTACCCCGCCATGCAAACCTTCATAAAAAAGTACGTCTGTTCCCTCAGGAATATCTTCCCATGGAGTAAATTGTCCAGGTTCCAAGGATGTCCCTAGCCTTGTATTGTGCTCTTCTGCTTCTTCAAGACTATGTAGATAATATCTTTTCTTTCCTCCTCCAGTTTCACCATAGATTTTAAAAAGTTCTTCTAGCTTGTCAAAAAGATTAGCCTCTGGACCAAAATGAGAGAAATTTTCACCTTTTGAAAGAGCGTCTGCCATAGCTTTTTTCATATGCATTCTTTCAAATCTGTGGTAACTATCACCTTCTACAACTGCAGGAACAATATCTTCTCTGGCAAAAATATGCTCAAAGGCTCTTTTTACTGTACTTGTTCCTGCTCCTGAAGATCCTGTTACAGCAACTACTGGATGACGTTTTGACATTTTTTAAAAACAATATCTAATGATTCTGACAGGTCATATGCCAACTTTATGTTTTACTTAAAAATATTTTTTTATTTATTAATTTTTTTTTAAATTTCATCCATTATTTTATCTCCGATTTCACTGCAAGATAAAACTTCAGGAGACCCATCAGCTAAATCTGCTGTTCTAAATCCTTTTGATAAAACTTTATCAACGGCAGTTTCTAAATTTTTTGCAGCTTCTTCTTCATTTAATCCAATTTTTAACATCATGGAAGCAGATAAAAGCATTGCTATAGGATTCGCTATGTTTTTACCTGCTATATCGGGAGCGGAACCATGAACAGGTTCAAAAACTCCTGGGCCATTATTGTTTAGAGAAGCAGATGGAAGCATACCAATGGAACCAGTTAACATTGCGGCTAAATCGCTTAGAATGTCTCCAAATAAATTACTAGTTAAAATTACATCAAATTGACCAGGATCTCTAACTAATTGCATTGCCGCATTATCAACGTACATATTGCTTAGAGATATATTTTTATCTTTTGAGATGATATTTAAAACTGTATCTCTCCACAATTGACTAACCTCAAGAACGTTTGATTTATCAACAGAACATATTTTTTTAGTTCTTTGGTTAGCAATTTTTATTGCTATTTCAGTTATTCTCTCTATTTCTGCCGAATCATAAACCATTGTATTGAAAGCTTTTGGGATTTTTGTATTTGTGATATGTCCTCTTGGTTTTCCAAAATAAATTCCCCCTATTAATTCTCTTACAACAATAAGATCTACATGCTCTACGATATCCTTTTTTAATGTACTTGCATCTAATAGAGATTTTCTTATTTTGACAGGCCTGATATTTGCGAAAAGGTTTAGGGCAGATCTTAACTTAAGTAACCCACTTTCTGGTCTTAATTCTCTTGCAAGAGAGTCATATTTAATATCTCCAACACATGCTAAAAGTACAGCATCACTTTTTTTGCATTGATCTAGTGTCTCATCTGGAGCAGGAGTCCCATATTTTTCATAAGCTATCCCTCCAAATAATTTTTCAATAATCTCAATATCGAAGTTATGATTTTTTGAAAGCTTTTTTAAAACTTTTTTTGAAACTTCTGAAATCTCTGGTCCAATTCCGTCACCTGACAATAAAACAATCTTATATTTCTTCATTTAAATTTTTGTTTAATAGAACAATAAATTATTGCTTGTCTAATTGTCTAAGTTTTTTTGCTATTTCAGGTAATTTTTTAAAAATACTTGAACTCCTTAGCCATGATTTATTATCCATCGCAGGGAAACCACTAATTACCTTGCCATCTTCTATGTCACAATGGATCCCGCATTTTGAACTCGCTATGACATTATTACCAACTTTTACTCTATTATTAACTCCTACTTGCCCTGCCAAAATAACACCATCTCCAATATTTGCTCCCCCAGCGATACCAACTTGAGCTGCAAATGCACAATTCTTACCAATCTTAACCCCATGACCTATTTGTACTAAATTATCCAACTTTGTTCCCTCATCAATAAAAGTAAACCCTACTGCGGGTCTATCAATACAGCAATTGGTTCCAATTTCTACAAAACTCATTATTTTTACGCCACCTTTTTGAGGCATCTTTACCCATTTGCCATCTTTAGGAATGAAACCAAATCCCTCGGAACCAATAACAGAATTCGAATTAATTACACAATTATTTTTTAGAGTGGTATTTTCGTAAATAACACAATTTGGATGAATTATATTATTATCTCCAATTCTTACATTTCCTAAAATTGATGATCCAGGAAGAATATGATTTTTATCACCAATTACAGTATTTTCTCCGATATAGACATTAGGTCCAATATAGCAATCTGCTCCAATAATTGCTGTTTTATCTATGACGGCTGAAGCGTGAATCCCTGGTATGAAATTGATCTTTTTGTATAAACAATTCAATACCTCTGCAAATGCAATTCTAGGATTTTTAACAATTATGTTTGATATATTGAGTTTCTTTAGGATACTAACGATTTCATTGTTATTAGTGGTTATTATTGCTGATGCTTTAGTTTGATCTAATTGTTCTTTAAGGATATTATTTTCTTCTAAAAAAGATATTTGATGGTTATCTGCAGCATCTAATGAGGCAGCATCATCTATATTTAAATCTTCTACAATATTGGCACTAATAAAATTTGAATTTCCTTTTTTTATTAGATCTACTAAATCACTTAAAAGCATTTGTCAGTTTTAAATTTTTTCTAAGAGAGAGCAAGAACATCTCTGTGTACGACAATTATCGAGGAGTTGTTATTTTCATTATTATTTAAGATACTTCTCAATTTGTCGCTACTTATTGATACTAAACCTTTTGCAACTTCTTTATCATTTGCATTTACGATTTTAACTGCCTGATTAACCGTAAAGTTACCCTCTACATTTTTAACACCAACTGCTAAAAGTGAAGCACCTTTTTTTTTAATTGCAAAAGAAGCTCCATCGTCCAAAGTAATTTTTCCTACGGTCTGAATCGCATGTGAAAGCCAACTTTTCTTGTTTCCTATAGGTTTTTCTACAGGATAAAATAAGGTTCCAATTTTATTATCATTAAAAATTTCAATTAAGTTTTTTTTATTAGTTCCATCAACTAGTTGGACTTCAACTCCTCCTTTTGTTGCTATTTCTGCAGAAATTAGTTTTGTAGAAATTCCTCCTTTTCCCCATTCGTTATTTGGATTTTGAATATTTTTATCTTTAATTTCCTTTAACTCACTATTATGAACCTCTTTAATAGGATGTGCATCTTTATTATTACGTGGATCTTTTGAGTATAGATTATCAATATCAGTTAATAAAATAAGCTTGTTAGCATTTATAGCTAACGCAACTAAGGCAGAGAGGGTATCATTATCTCCATATTTGAGCTCTTCATTTGATACTGTATCATTCTCATTTACTATTGGAATCACATTCAAATCGATTAATTTTTTTAAAGTTTTAGAAGCATTATTGAAGGATTCTCGTGAATTGAAATCAGCTTTAGTGATTAAAATTTGAGCAATATTGTGGCCTAATTTACTAAATACTTTATCGTATAAAGTCATTAAATTAACTTGACCTACTGCAGCAGTGGCTTGAAGGATACTTAAATCATTTGGTCTTGTTTTAATATTTAATTTTTGGCAACCTAATCCTACGGCTCCACTAGTTACTAAAATCAATTTATTTCCTTTTGAAAGAAAATTTGTAAAAGCTCTACAAAGGGTTTCAACAACTTCTTCAGTAGATTTTTCTTCTGTCCCTCTTAAAATACTAGTACCAATTTTTATAACCCAAATTTTCATTTTATAAAATGAGAAATTAATTTTTCTATTATTAAAGTTAAATTAAATTTTATAGGCAAGCCATCTCTCTTTAATCTCTTAACTAAAATTGTTTTTATATTACATCTATTTCCAACAATAATATCTGTAAAAATCCTGTCGCCAATTATGGCTATATTTTTTGGCTCACTGCCTATTTCTTTGATAGCGGACAAAGTTACTTTTTTTGAAGGTTTTGATGCATTGTATTTGTATCTTAAATTTAATTCTTTCGCTATTTTCGCGATTCTTTTTTTTGATGGATTATTACTTATTAGGTATAAGGAGAAAAGTTTTTTAGATTCAATGATCCAATTTTTTACAGCTTTTGGGATTATATTTGACTTTCTATTTACTAAAGTTCCATCCACATCTAGTAATAAAGAATGAATTCCTTGTTTTTGTAACTCAGATTGAGAAATCTTATATATTGGTAAATTTGAATCCCAACTAACTTTTAGGATAGATCTCATTTATTTTTAAGAATTACTTTTTTCTAGCTCAGTTTCAATTAAAGGTTGAATTTTATCGAACTCATCATCTTCAACTAATAAGGCACCTTTATCTTTTAATTTTCCGACAATAAAAAAAGGATCAAGTGGAATATATAAACCATATTCCTGGTCAAAAAGATTAAAGTTAACAAGCAATTCAAAACTCTCACTATCATCATCGATGTAATCTTCTTCTAATTCATCGTAAATTGGTTCTTCAAGTTCTCCTGAAACCGTTAATGTAACTGCTGATCTGATCAGTCTTAAATCATGTTCTTGAAGAACCGCTTCAGCATTTTTTAGTATTTGTTCATTTTTATCTATTTTCTCAATTAGTTCAGGTTCATCTTTTTCATTTATTTTGAAAAGACTTACTGGAGTATCAACTGGTGTTAATAAAGCATATTCTTTTCCCTCAACAATTACTATTTGTTCAAGATAACAAAATAGCTCGTTTCCATTTGAGTCATTTAGTATTAGTGTCTGTGCATC encodes the following:
- a CDS encoding uracil phosphoribosyltransferase — encoded protein: MAMSLKVIVPPHPLIKHWLSILREKNTPNILYSTGYEQLGKWLTYEALRNWLPYKKEIVNTDNGDADGFFINNDYPIKVLAMLPEGLSLWFGSKEVIPNSTLSLGELPKTIELNEGIIFYSEQITTRSETLETLIKLKELGVDSNRIILITAICSNKGLNEIAKIFPNQVIYTSCIDEEDEKTKFLVPGIGNPLSRLSTIFQDKN
- a CDS encoding pentapeptide repeat-containing protein, which gives rise to MIKSIVFPSLKNALIAILLVGIIFFNSVNSAWAKRPPEIRNQQDLNLEPDMHGQDLSGNEYVKFDLNGFNFSESNLEGAVFNNSKLQNATFTGANLRDALAYATDFTDADLSDVNFTNALLMESNFEGAKIDGADFTDAVLSRTQQKQLCAIANGTNSSTGESTEYSLGC
- a CDS encoding GTP-binding protein, with protein sequence MKKKIPVIVVSGFLGSGKTTFLRYLLKESNKKFGLIINEFGDVGIDGDLIKSCDRCDDTEDDCVIELNNGCLCCTVQDDFVPSIKALLEFNPLIESIIIETSGLALPIPLIQALNWPEIRSSIYLDVVVGIVNGESMLIGSPINDLDKIKKQHNNIDKIDHNASIEELFEEQLEVSDIVLVSRSDILNDDQFEFVKNKIKGGLNSSVPVLKSKNGKIDLNYLFDFQFKKETYKEFLTEEHDHNHVELVSDSIKLNYFLEKNDFEKEMSKILDELNILRIKGRIWIPNKSLPLQIQIVGKKINTWFEEAPDNCWRPNDNAGLELVIISFDEKSIKTFNRKIKEKFKILVT
- the purS gene encoding phosphoribosylformylglycinamidine synthase subunit PurS; this encodes MDQFAVKVFVRLRPSVLDPAGEATKSASIKLGAEGIKSLRIGKMIEVKIEGNGENEVREKIDLLCDRLFANTVIEDYEYSLEKL
- the purQ gene encoding phosphoribosylformylglycinamidine synthase subunit PurQ is translated as MDNFTVGVVVFPGSNCDRDVSWALEGCLDIRTKYLWHESSDLRDIDAIVLPGGFSYGDYLRCGAIARFSPLINALDEFVKSGKRVLGICNGFQILTESGFLPGALVANKNLNFICDDVELDIVSSKGGWFNNGDEKQTIKLPIAHGEGRYYCDSDTLKKLLDNELIALRYKINPNGSSFDIAGITNEQGNVLGLMPHPERACDETIGGTDGLFTLKSLLLK
- the fba gene encoding class II fructose-bisphosphate aldolase (catalyzes the reversible aldol condensation of dihydroxyacetonephosphate and glyceraldehyde 3-phosphate in the Calvin cycle, glycolysis, and/or gluconeogenesis) encodes the protein MALVPLRLLLDHAAENGYGIPAFNVNNLEQVQAIMEAAYETDSPVILQASRGARNYAGEIFLRHLILAATETYPNIPVVMHQDHGNEPSTCYSAAINGFTSVMMDGSLEADAKTPASYEYNVAVTKKVVDFAHSVGVSVEGELGCLGSLETGKGEAEDGHGFEGELSTDMLLTDPDEAADFVAKTKVDALAIAIGTSHGAYKFTRKPTGEVLAISRIAEIHKALPNTHLVMHGSSSVPQEWLDIINKYGGEIPQTYGVPVEEIQEGIRNGVRKVNIDTDNRLAFTAAVREAAFADKANFDPRHFNKPARKYMKQVCLDRYKQFWCEGQASKIKQNSTNYFADLYAKGDLDPKVKATV
- a CDS encoding class I fructose-bisphosphate aldolase, whose protein sequence is MALNYYKNELKENAQLLASKGKGILAVDESTKTVGKRLAGIGVENTEDNRKAYRGMLFTTEDLGKYISGAILFEETLYQNHQDGESMVKKLNDLGIIPGIKVDKGLNPLPGGGDVETFCSGLDGLVERAAKYYEQGARFAKWRAVLQITNDGCPSKLSIQENAWGLARYARSVQESGLVPIIEPEILMDGDHTIEKTAEVQEEVIKQVYIACQANGVFLEGTLLKPSMTVNGADCPTKADPMKVAEMTIRTMERCVPASVPGIVFLSGGLSEEAASVYLNNMNTLYRKALWNVSFSYGRALQHSCLKAWKGSDVEGGQKALIARAQANSEASKGAYVAGSQPSSDEQLFVAGYTY